The sequence CTCAAACCGCCCCTTTTTGGTGGAGACCGCACCAGTAAACGCCCCTTTTTCATGGCCGAAAAGTTCGGATTCCAGCACGCCCTCGGCAAAGGCGGTGCAATTCACCTTGATAAACGGCCCATGGGCCACCGGGCTGTTATAATGGATGATATTGGTGATCAGTTCCTTGCCGGTGCCGGATTCGCCCTCAATGAGCACCGTGGCCCTTGTTGCGGCAACCTGCAAGGCAAGCTCGGTGATTTTTTTCATCTCCACGGAATTGCCAATCAGATTGAGCTCCGGCTGGCTTTCCTTGATTCGTTTCTTGAGGAAGATATTTTCTTCCTTGAGCCGCTTGTTTTCTAAAGTTTTTTCGATGAGCAGCATGAGGCGGTCGATGTTGATCGGTTTGGTTATGTAATCATAGGCGCCCAGCTTCATGGCCTGCACCGCGGTCTCGATGGTGCCCTGGCCGGTGATGAAAATGACCGGGTAAGGATTTTCCCGCTTATTGATTTCTTCAAGAAGTTCGATGCCGGTCATCCCCGGCATATCAAGGTCTGAGAGCACCAGGTCAATCTCTTCTCTGGCAAGCACCTTCAAGGCATCCCGGCCGTCCTCGGCAGTAAATGTCGTATAATCATCCTCCAGGGCCATGGACAAAGTCTGCCTGGTTATCTGGTCATCGTCGACCACGAGTATCGCTATATTCTTTTCCATAGTTTTTTTATGTGTCTCGTAATCCTTGGTGGTCAAGGAAGGGGTTTTTCCTTATCGGCCGGGTTGAATGGCTGAATCTGGATATTCAACCCTCTTGCTGGAGCTGTTTGTGGTTAAGGTCGAGGGTCGGCAGGACAATTTCAAAAATCGTAAATTCCCCTAATTCGCTGAAGCAGCTTATCCAGCCCTTCTGGTCTTCAATAATTCTTTGAACAATGGATAAGCCGAACCCCAGGCCCTTTTCCTTTTTAGTGAAGAACGGATCAAAGATTTTTTCAAGATCTTCCTTGGAAATGCCGGTACCGGTATCAGCAATAGTTGTAATAATGTACTGTTTGGTCTGGTGGGTGCCGATAAACAGCCGGCCGCCGTCCGGCATCGCCTGGATGGCATTGACGCAGAGATTGAGAATCGCCTGGGTCATCTTCTTGGCATCAATCATCGAAAGACCGTTGTTGTCATCCAGGGAAAGCTCGATGGCGACGTTGGATTTCTCGGCGTTCTGATTGATCATCTGCGCCACATTGCGGATAACCTCGTTGAGGTCGTTTTCCTTGAGCACCGGCGAGGAAAACCGCGCGTATTTGACAAATTCTTCAAGGATTTCATTGATTCTGACAATTTCACTGTCGATGATGGCGGTAACGGCAAGCATGCCGTCTTTGGCGGCATCATCCTGCAATTCGCTCTTGTTGATCTTTTTGGTGAGCAGCTGCAGGTTCATATACAGTGAATTGAGCGGCGTCTTGATCTCGTGATTCACCGTGGTGGCGATCTGGCCCAGAGTGGCGATTTTTTCCATGCGGATCAGATCGACCTGGGCCTTTCGCAACGATTCGTTTGCCGCCCGCAGTTCCGAGGTCCTTTCCCGGACCTGGCGTTCCAGTTCCAATTTAAATTCTTCCCGTTGTTTTTCGTGTTTTTCAAGACGTTCGGTCATGACGTTGAAGGAATCATAAAGAGCGCCGATCTCCGTTGCTGATTTGGTTTGAACGCGGATGGAAAGGTCGCCGTCTGCAACCTTCTGGGTGGCAAAGGCAAGATTTTTTATGGGAAACACCGTGTTCCGGGTAAGGATGATATAGCCGACAACCGAGGCAAGAATGCCAACCAGGGCTGAGACCAGGTAGAGCAACAGGATGAAGTACATTTTATTATGGGATTCATGGACCAGGACATTAATGATTTCAAAATGGATTTTATTAAGTTTAACCGCCTGGTTCTGGATGGCGCTTGCGTGGCGCTCAAGTTTAGAAATAGAGGTTTTGTCAAGTTTGCCGGTTTCGGAAAACGTTTTGTGGATGGAGTTGATTTCCTTGCGAAGGCCGGCGAAATCTGCAAGCATCTGCTCCAGGATCTTTACCTCTTCTTTATTGTGAGGTTTGGTGCTTGATTCTTCTTCGGCTTTATAGAGCGACACCTTATTTTCGACGTCGTCGACAATGTTGATTGCATAATCCAGATAGTATTTATCAATATTGATGATTGCCTGGTGGATGGCAAAAATCATCTCATGGGTTTTATTGTTGATATCATCGGCGCGGCTCACATTGCTGCTTTCATCCTCAAGCTCGGTGATATTGTGGACGATGTCTTTGACCATCAGGATACAGACCCCGCCAAGGCTCAAGATCGCAAAGACATTGAGAAAGAAGGCGATGATGATGTAATTTCCCAGTTTTTTTCTGGCTGGTTGCATTGCGTGTTTCGAGTGGTCTGTGAGAGTTTTAGTGAGAAGTACCGTATCCGGATGAAGTAAAGGTAAATTATTTTAACGGTTTTGGAAAGCCTTCAGTGTTTCAGGCGAATACGGTAATGGAATCGCAAGGCAAATATGTTCGCCGGAAAGTTGATAAAAAAACCGCTGCGCCGGTATGGAGCCGGGACAGCGGTTTTTTAGAAGTTATGTGACTGCCGCAGATTATCGGGCGAGGGAAGCATCGTCCTCCTGTTGACGAAGGAGACGCGGTGCCATGAGACCGCAGCTTACAAGAGATTACATGCCGGCCAGGGCTGAGAACCATCCTTTGATCATTGCAACCGGTCCGGTGCTGATGGAGGCGCCAACAAAGCAGGCAACCGCCCAAAGACCCACCAGAGCAGCAACTGAGCTCATGGCAATGAGGCTTCCCTTTGAAATTGAATCGACTCCTGCCTGGGTTCCTTCATTGGCGCGGATTTTAGCCTGAATTTTGGATTTGATCATCGTGCTCATGTATAATCTCCCGGTTTTGTGAAATTTATTATTTAAGATTGTGAAAAATCGTTATTACATTCCAGCCACTGCCGAGAACCATCCCCTGGCTAATCCTAATGGTCCTGCGGTGAAAGCTGCAGTGATGATACAGGCTACAGCCCAAAGTCCGATCAGTGCTGAGGCGCTGCCCATGATGGCAATGCTGCCCTTGGTTACTGCGTCGATTCCGGCCTGAGTTGTAATCGCTTCATTTGTCTTGGTTCTTGTTGCTGTGGTATTCATGGTGTGCCCCCGATATTTTTTTAAAGGTATTGTTTGTTTAATTACATGCCGATGATTGAACTGAACCAGCCGCCGAAGACGCCTGTGGGGCTGCTGCTGCTCATCATCGCTCCAACAAAGCAGGCAACCGCCCAAAGGCCGATGATTGCGGAAACCGCGCCCATGAGAATGATGCTGCCCTTGGAAACTGCATCGATTCCGGATTTTGCGGAATCCGTGGTTTTGGTATTAACGCCTTGCCTGGTGATTGTTTTTGCTGCGGTGTTTTCTGTATTCATTTTCTTTCCCTCCATCTGGGTCGGATAGTTAGTGTCGCTCTTTGCTTGATTATATTGCCAGAACCGTGCCAACAGTAATATTCCCTTTTATATCAGTGTGTTAAGTTTTTTGCGTGTCGATCTGACTGCCATAATGACATGGTGTTTTGTCAAAATGGCAAAAAAAAATCCTTCCTGAATTAATCCCGCTGCCTTCAAATGCCAAATCAAATCGACAAATTGCCGGTGCTATACCCGTCTGAATTGGAACACGCAGGATTCAGCCGATTATGGATATGACTTTTTGGGAAAGAGGCGAAAAAAAGGAACCGGACGCATCGGGGTTTATCCGGCAATGATGCCGTGGGCAAAGGTGATGATCGGCCGGATCAGCCTGGGGAGGATTCCGGTATAAAAAAGGATCAGGAGGACAATGAATCCGTAGCGATCCACCCGGGCATAGGAGCGGGCAAGACCGTCGGGAAGCAGGCCCATGAGAATCTTGCTGCCGTCAAGGGGCGGGATGGGTACAAGATTGAAGACGCCGAACATGATATTAATCCAGATGCTTGCCGCAACCATATTCAGCAACGGCCACAGAAAAAAGTTTGGAATCAGCGGTGCGGCAAGACTCAGGACTTTTGCGAGAATTGCGCTGGCAATGGCCAGCATGAAATTTGCACCGGGTCCGGCAAGGGAAACCCAGAGCATGTCCTTTCTGGGATTTTTGAAATATATCGGGTTCACCGGCACCGGCTTGGCCCAGCCGATTTTCATGATGAAAAAACAGATGGTGCCGATGGGGTCCAGATGCTTGAGGGGATTCAAGGTGAGGCGTCCCTGATTATATGCCGTCGGGTCGCCGAGACGGTAGGCAACGCGCCCGTGGGCGACTTCATGGACTGTGAGGGCGAGCAGAAATGGCGGGGCAAGGATAGTGAGATCCCTGATAAAATTTTCTATATTCATATGTTATGGATCCGTATGACCGTTTTGATTTCGTTGATTGGTTAAGGGAAACATGAATTATCGTATGCGGCTTTTGTGAATTTTGATAAAACCGTAAACAGAGTGATTTCATTTTGCAGCCGTTTTATGATGTTCCGGCTCGGATGCTTCGGCTTTTCCGAACTTCTTCGCTGGCCGACGAAATCCCGCCTCCCGGAGTCGTTGCTTACCTGCGGGTTCGTCGATGCGTGACTTCCTGTCACGCCCCCTTCGGGCCTGATCGTTTCGAAATTCGGGCCGGGCGCAAGTCACCTCCACAGCATAAAATGCCACAGCTTTATGGGGAGCTCATGCCGAAAATGGTGTGGAGCCCCTGTGTTTTTGTTCTTTTGAAAATTATTCTGTCCCCGTGGGCTTCCCGGCATAATCAGCCAGAGGATACAGCTCCTTGATCATGGAGCGTTCTTCTTTGCGTGTTTTGACCAGGCCGTCAAGTTTAGCCTCAAGAACATGATTGAGGATTGTCCGGTAGATCGGTCCGGCAGGATACCCCATTTTTTTAAGAACCGCACCGGTTGTAAAAGTTTTCATGTGGCGCAGCGTGGTAAAGTAATGGGAAATCAGTTTTTTTGCAGATTTCTTTTTGGTTATCCCCATGAGGTAGAGCACACCTTCATGACTCAGATCATGCAGCAGCCAGTATGCCTCGCTTGCCCTGAAAGGCGTCCGGCGGTGGAGTGACTGGTCGATTTTGTACACGTCGCTTTTTTCTTTGATCAGGATCTGGCGGTATTTTTCCGGCACTTCAAAATTAATGCAAAAAGACAGGACTTCATTCATCGGCGTTCGGGCGGTGAGCGCCAGCAGGTAGACCATCCATAGCTGGCAGGGTTCATTGAGATACAGGAGTTTATGCCAGGCAATGGCTTTCTGTGTGTCGTCCAGTATGTGTTTGAGGCGCTGATCAAGCTTGAGAGTCGGGCTCAGGAATTTCAGCAGATTGAATTGATTCAGGCGGTTTATTGCCGGCAGAGGGTCTTCTTCCGAAAGAATCAGTTGCAGCTCGCCAAAGAACCTGCGTCCGGAAAATCTGTTGAACAGGTCCATGCGCACGGCATTCTTAATGAGTTTTTCCGTATGCTTTCCAAGGGTAAACCCCATGCGCTGCTCGAAACGGATTGCCCGGAAGATCCTGGTCGGGTCCTCGACAAAACTCAAATTGTGCAGGATTCGAATCTGACGATCCTTGAGGTCGCTCTGGCAATTGAAAAAATCGACCATGATGCCGAATTTTTCAGGATTCAGATGAATCGCCATGGCATTGACCGTGAAATCCCGGCGGTAAAGGTCAAGTTTTATCGATGAGAGTTCCACGGTGGGCATGGCCGCGGGATAAGCATAATATTCAAGCCGAGCCGTTGCCACGTCAATTTTGAAACCATCCGGTAATTTGACCACGGCAGTGCTGAATTTTTCATGAATTCTCACCTCACCGCCAAGATGTGCGGCAAGTTTTCTTGCAAAGTCGACGCCGTCTCCCTCAATGACGATATCCAGATCAAGATTGTCAACATGGAGCAGCAGGTCCCGGACAAATCCGCCCACGGCATAGGCCGCGCAATTGTTCTTTTTGGCAACTTCGCCGATGGTGCGGAGCAGGATGATGATATCTCTGGAAAGGGCTTCCACCATGAGGCTGTTGAGATTTCTGTTCCGTTCCGTGGACGGCTGATCGTTTTCCGAAAGCAGATTTTTAGGAAGCCGGGCAGGATCATTGACCAGGAGATTGAGCAGGTCGGTGCGGGTGATTACGCCCATGATTCCCTTGTCTGAGACAACCGGGATGAATCGCTGGCGATGCTCGATTATCAGTTCCTCAATATCCGAAAGAGAGGATGACGGCGGTAATGTCACAAAATCAGTGCTCATGTATTCAGACACCGGCAGGTCGCCTAAGCCGTGAAAGATGGCCTTTTCAACAACCCGGCGGGAGATGAGTCCGAGAATTTTCTTTTTGTCCTTGAATACCGGAAGCACTGTGATGTTGTAGCGGGTGAGTGTCTGGTTGGCATCTTTGATCGGCACATCAGGCTTGACCGAGATAACCGGTGAAGACATGAGATCCCGGGCAAAACTTTCCGGGCTGACATGTTTGTGAAGCAGTTGGATGAGTTTTTCTTCCGCCTCGATGAGTGTCATGTTCTTGATGGTTGCCGAAGCTGCCGAGGCATGCCCGCCGCCGCCGAAATCCAGCGCTATTTTTCCGACGTTTACCTCCGGAATCCGGCTTCTGGCGATAAGATAAATCCGATCGTCCATCCGGGCGATGGCAAAAAGCGTGTTGAGATTTTCCATCACCAGAAAGCGGCGGACCAGCATGGCAAACTCGTCGACGTAGTCGGGTACGGAAATTTTGGCGACAACAATATCGATTCCCCTGATCGTATAGGTTGTGGCCGAGCGGATCAGTTCGTGCAGAAGAGAGACTTCACCGGTTGTGAGCTCCTTGGCGACGAACTGGGATATTTTGTGAAGATCAGCGCCTTTTTTCAGGAGCCAGGCCATTGCTTTGAGATCATCAGCAGTGGTTGAGTCAAAGGTGAATGAACCGGTGTCTTCATGAATGGCCATGGCCAGAATAGTTGCTTCTTCAGGGGTTATTTTCGTGCGGTTTTTTCTGAACAGATCGGTAAGGATTGTCGAGGTGGAGCCCACCGGGCGGATCACCTCATAATCACCCTTGATATCGCCCGGGGCATCCTGATGATGGTCGAAAATATGCACCTCGACTCCTTCTTTATCAAGGAGTTGCTGGAAATTTCCGATTCTTTTCGGCTGGCGCGTATCAACAATGATCAGTTTGGTAATCTCGTCAAGATTGATATTTTTGAGCCGCTGTACACCGTAATAATGGATTGATTCGACGAAGAAATCCCGGAGGTTTTTTTCCTGTGAGCCGGAAAAAACGCACACCGCATCCGGGTACAGTTTTTTTGCCATGACCATTGAGGCCATGGCATCGAAATCGGCATTGAGATGTGTGGTGATTACTTCCATGTATTTTATTATTACTAATTAGTAGGTATTATAACGGGCTTCCCCTGGCACTAAATCAGCTGTGTTATCAACATGTTCACGCACTATTAGTACCGCGAACACATTTCTTCCTTGCATCTTCAGCACCAGTGAAAACCTTTCGTGGAGCCGTTTTGATTAATTGAAATTTCATAAAACCTGTCTGGAATTTCCAAGGCGTTAGCTAATGAATATAAGGTAAAGCATGCAGGGAGAATTCACAAATAAAAACAGGAGATTAACCGCAAGATCTATTCTATGCAAAAGGAGATGGCATCTGACGGTAAGAGAGTCACCTGATTTACGCCGGATAGCCGCAATACCGTTCACTTAAGGAGATTGAGAGTTTTTGAATATCGAATATCGAACGTGGAGCCGCAGAATTTTGAAGTAAAATCCGTTCATTCGACATTTGATATTCCTCGGAGTCTACGCTTTCCTGGTCGATATTCTGCGGTTCGATCAAATGGACAGTATTACGGCTAGCCGCGGGGGTGAAACTTCTGGTGAATAGATTTCAGGCGGTTGCTGTCAACATGGGTATAAATCTGGGTTGTGGCAATATCCGAGTGTCCCAGCATGAGCTGGACAGAACGAAGGTCGGCGCCGTTTTCAAGCAGGTGCGTGGCAAAGGAGTGCCGAAGCACGTGAGGGCTGATTTTTTTCCTGATCCCTGCGCGGGTGGCCGTTTCCTGGATGATCTGCCAGAAGCGCAGCCGGGTCATGGCCGTGCCCCTCTTGGTGACAAAAAGAAAATCGCTGTGCCGGTGGTTTAATATCCGTCCGCGGCCGTCTTCAAGATAGATTGTAATTTTGTCCCTTGCCTGTTCGCCAAAAGGGATCAGGCGTTCCTTGCTTCCTTTGCCCAGAACCCGGAGATGTCCGGCCGTGATGTTTAATGATGCAACCGGCAGCTTGACAAGTTCTGAAACACGCATGCCGGAGGCATACAGCAGGTGGAGCATTGCGGTATTTCGTAAATCCAAGGGGATTCCTGAATCAGGCCCTTCAAGAAGAGTTGAGACTTCTGTTATGGTAAGGACCTTTGGCAGGGTGCGCTTGGGTTTGGGCAGATCGATAATTCCGGTGGGGTCTTTTGTGATTATTTTTTCGGCAAGCAGAAAACGAAAAAAAGCACGAAGCGTTGAAACCCTTCGTGCCATGCTGCGGGAGGAAAGGCCTTCTTTATTGCAACTCGCAAGAAAATTCCTGATATGCCGGGTTTCAACTTTTGCCGGATCATGGATGCCGGCATTGGTCATGGAAGCGATAAAGAAATTGATATCTGAATGATACGATGAAAGGGTGTTTTCAGAAAGGCGGCGTTCCGCGGCCAGATAGTGGAGAAATATATCCAGGTTGGATTTGAAAATCTGGGTGGATTTGCTTTGGGAGGCTGACATATCTCCCTTTATATACTATCAGAGGAGAAAGCAGGAATAGCTTTTCCCCGCATAAAACGGGGAAAAGCGTGATATTAGTCTCTATCAGAGCGGAGTTTGAGTTTGCGAATT comes from Pseudomonadota bacterium and encodes:
- a CDS encoding sigma-54 dependent transcriptional regulator, whose product is MEKNIAILVVDDDQITRQTLSMALEDDYTTFTAEDGRDALKVLAREEIDLVLSDLDMPGMTGIELLEEINKRENPYPVIFITGQGTIETAVQAMKLGAYDYITKPINIDRLMLLIEKTLENKRLKEENIFLKKRIKESQPELNLIGNSVEMKKITELALQVAATRATVLIEGESGTGKELITNIIHYNSPVAHGPFIKVNCTAFAEGVLESELFGHEKGAFTGAVSTKKGRFELADGGTLFLDEIGDMPMSIQVKMLRFLQEKTFERVGGTKTFKVEVRIISATNRNLEQLIKEGKFRDDLYYRLRVVKMEMPPLRRRKGDIKPLVENFIEKFSSFHGKPITGITEEVLQLMEDYRWPGNIRELINCIESAVVMSRGDTIDIQSIPEYLAYKTVDADTDMEGGLLQELERNAIVQVLDETGGDKTKTAKKLGIGLRTLYRKIEKYNLEN
- a CDS encoding HAMP domain-containing protein, yielding MQPARKKLGNYIIIAFFLNVFAILSLGGVCILMVKDIVHNITELEDESSNVSRADDINNKTHEMIFAIHQAIINIDKYYLDYAINIVDDVENKVSLYKAEEESSTKPHNKEEVKILEQMLADFAGLRKEINSIHKTFSETGKLDKTSISKLERHASAIQNQAVKLNKIHFEIINVLVHESHNKMYFILLLYLVSALVGILASVVGYIILTRNTVFPIKNLAFATQKVADGDLSIRVQTKSATEIGALYDSFNVMTERLEKHEKQREEFKLELERQVRERTSELRAANESLRKAQVDLIRMEKIATLGQIATTVNHEIKTPLNSLYMNLQLLTKKINKSELQDDAAKDGMLAVTAIIDSEIVRINEILEEFVKYARFSSPVLKENDLNEVIRNVAQMINQNAEKSNVAIELSLDDNNGLSMIDAKKMTQAILNLCVNAIQAMPDGGRLFIGTHQTKQYIITTIADTGTGISKEDLEKIFDPFFTKKEKGLGFGLSIVQRIIEDQKGWISCFSELGEFTIFEIVLPTLDLNHKQLQQEG
- a CDS encoding site-2 protease family protein, whose protein sequence is MNIENFIRDLTILAPPFLLALTVHEVAHGRVAYRLGDPTAYNQGRLTLNPLKHLDPIGTICFFIMKIGWAKPVPVNPIYFKNPRKDMLWVSLAGPGANFMLAIASAILAKVLSLAAPLIPNFFLWPLLNMVAASIWINIMFGVFNLVPIPPLDGSKILMGLLPDGLARSYARVDRYGFIVLLILFYTGILPRLIRPIITFAHGIIAG
- a CDS encoding CBS domain-containing protein; the encoded protein is MEVITTHLNADFDAMASMVMAKKLYPDAVCVFSGSQEKNLRDFFVESIHYYGVQRLKNINLDEITKLIIVDTRQPKRIGNFQQLLDKEGVEVHIFDHHQDAPGDIKGDYEVIRPVGSTSTILTDLFRKNRTKITPEEATILAMAIHEDTGSFTFDSTTADDLKAMAWLLKKGADLHKISQFVAKELTTGEVSLLHELIRSATTYTIRGIDIVVAKISVPDYVDEFAMLVRRFLVMENLNTLFAIARMDDRIYLIARSRIPEVNVGKIALDFGGGGHASAASATIKNMTLIEAEEKLIQLLHKHVSPESFARDLMSSPVISVKPDVPIKDANQTLTRYNITVLPVFKDKKKILGLISRRVVEKAIFHGLGDLPVSEYMSTDFVTLPPSSSLSDIEELIIEHRQRFIPVVSDKGIMGVITRTDLLNLLVNDPARLPKNLLSENDQPSTERNRNLNSLMVEALSRDIIILLRTIGEVAKKNNCAAYAVGGFVRDLLLHVDNLDLDIVIEGDGVDFARKLAAHLGGEVRIHEKFSTAVVKLPDGFKIDVATARLEYYAYPAAMPTVELSSIKLDLYRRDFTVNAMAIHLNPEKFGIMVDFFNCQSDLKDRQIRILHNLSFVEDPTRIFRAIRFEQRMGFTLGKHTEKLIKNAVRMDLFNRFSGRRFFGELQLILSEEDPLPAINRLNQFNLLKFLSPTLKLDQRLKHILDDTQKAIAWHKLLYLNEPCQLWMVYLLALTARTPMNEVLSFCINFEVPEKYRQILIKEKSDVYKIDQSLHRRTPFRASEAYWLLHDLSHEGVLYLMGITKKKSAKKLISHYFTTLRHMKTFTTGAVLKKMGYPAGPIYRTILNHVLEAKLDGLVKTRKEERSMIKELYPLADYAGKPTGTE
- the xerD gene encoding site-specific tyrosine recombinase XerD, which translates into the protein MSASQSKSTQIFKSNLDIFLHYLAAERRLSENTLSSYHSDINFFIASMTNAGIHDPAKVETRHIRNFLASCNKEGLSSRSMARRVSTLRAFFRFLLAEKIITKDPTGIIDLPKPKRTLPKVLTITEVSTLLEGPDSGIPLDLRNTAMLHLLYASGMRVSELVKLPVASLNITAGHLRVLGKGSKERLIPFGEQARDKITIYLEDGRGRILNHRHSDFLFVTKRGTAMTRLRFWQIIQETATRAGIRKKISPHVLRHSFATHLLENGADLRSVQLMLGHSDIATTQIYTHVDSNRLKSIHQKFHPRG